One window of the Populus nigra chromosome 4, ddPopNigr1.1, whole genome shotgun sequence genome contains the following:
- the LOC133692082 gene encoding trihelix transcription factor GT-2-like, giving the protein MIGDSSVQATSSDVAATATRVVTEGGEGEGEGGGGGGFGSNSAEEDKNTGVDHEGNRMNYGANRWPRQETLALLKIRSDMDAVFRDSGLKGPLWEEVSRKLAELGYHRTAKKCKEKFENVYKYHKRTKEGRTGKSEGKSYKFFDELEAFQNHPSYSTQPPTLTPPPLPPPKAQTASATITTLPWTNNTAIVSHATVPSRTNPMDIMSQSIATPTNNRAISPMPISSNPINPSQNAYPSSLQNLTTHLLASSSPSSTASDEELEVSYKKRKRESNWKDFFERLTRDVIKKQEDLQEKFLETIEKYEHERMAREEAWRMQEMARINREHETLIQERSTAAAKDAAVVAFLQKISGQQNSVQTQEIPQPTTTPTAPPPQPLQLRPPPTSLAPVTKLEVPKRDNGDNFTVSSSSRWPKVEVQALINLRATLDIKYQENGAKGPLWEDISAGMKKLGYNRSAKRCKEKWENINKYFKKVKESNKKRPEDSKTCPYFDQLDALYKEKNKMEITVNSDYAVKPTSTMEPLMVRPEQQWPFQQATQPQTIIEDNERNINIDHNIEDDDDDVVVDDDDVDTDEEDEGGGFEVVASKSAPLVINGE; this is encoded by the exons ATGATCGGTGATTCAAGTGTGCAAGCAACCTCTAGTGATGTTGCGGCCACAGCGACCAGGGTCGTCACTGAAGGTGGTGAGGGTGAGGGTgagggtggtggtggaggtggtttTGGTTCAAATTCAgctgaagaagataagaatACGGGGGTTGATCATGAAGGTAACCGGATGAATTATGGTGCAAACCGGTGGCCTAGGCAAGAGACCTTGGCCTTACTGAAGATAAGGTCCGATATGGATGCAGTGTTTCGTGACTCAGGTCTAAAAGGTCCGTTATGGGAAGAGGTTTCCAG GAAACTAGCAGAGCTTGGTTATCATCGGACTGCCAAGAAATGCAAGGAGAAATTCGAGAACGTGTACAAATACCACAAGCGAACCAAAGAAGGCCGAACAGGTAAATCCGAAGGAAAATCTTACAAGTTTTTTGATGAATTAGAAGCTTTCCAAAATCATCCTTCATATTCAACACAACCGCCAACATTGACGCCGCCGCCGCTGCCACCACCAAAAGCTCAAACTGCATCTGCAACAATTACCACATTGCCATGGACTAATAACACCGCTATCGTCTCTCATGCTACTGTTCCATCAAGAACAAACCCTATGGATATCATGTCACAAAGCATTGCTACACCAACCAACAACCGTGCAATTAGTCCGATGCCAATATCTTCAAATCCCATAAATCCTTCTCAAAATGCTTACCCATCTTCTTTGCAAAACCTCACTACACATCTTTTGGCTAGTTCTAGTCCATCATCAACAGCATCAGATGAAGAGTTGGAAGTAAGTtataagaagagaaagagagagagcaactGGAAGGACTTTTTTGAGAGGCTAACGAGGGATGTCATCAAGAAGCAAGAGGATTTGCAGGAGAAATTCTTGGAAACGATTGAGAAATACGAGCATGAAAGAATGGCACGCGAAGAGGCATGGAGAATGCAAGAGATGGCAAGAATCAATAGAGAACATGAAACTTTAATCCAAGAACGATCCACGGCAGCAGCAAAAGATGCTGCAGTTGTTGCCTTCTTGCAAAAGATATCGGGACAGCAAAACTCAGTTCAAACACAAGAAATCCCACAACCAACAACAACTCCAACAGCACCTCCACCACAGCCATTACAGCTTAGGCCACCACCCACCAGTCTCGCACCGGTTACAAAATTGGAGGTTCCAAAAAGGGATAATGGAGATAATTTTACTGTATCAAGCTCTTCTAGATGGCCAAAAGTAGAAGTACAAGCTCTTATTAATCTCAGAGCCACTCTTGATATTAAGTATCAAGAAAATGGAGCTAAAGGGCCTTTATGGGAGGATATTTCAGCTGGAATGAAAAAGCTTGGATATAATAGGAGTGCAAAGAGATGCAAAGAGAAATGGGAGAATATAAACAAGTATTTCAAGAAAGTAAAAGAGAGCAACAAGAAGAGGCCTGAAGATTCAAAAACATGTCCATACTTTGACCAGCTCGATGCTCTATacaaggagaaaaataaaatggaaattaCAGTCAACTCAGATTATGCTGTCAAGCCCACTAGCACAATGGAGCCACTAATGGTACGACCAGAACAACAATGGCCTTTTCAACAAGCAACCCAGCCTCAGACAATCATTGAAGATAACGAAAGAAATATTAACATCGATCACAAtattgaagatgatgatgatgatgttgttgttgatgatgatgatgtagaTACTGATGAAGAGGATGAGGGAGGTGGCTTTGAGGTAGTAGCAAGCAAATCAGCTCCATTGGTCATTAATGGTGAGTAA
- the LOC133691329 gene encoding trihelix transcription factor DF1-like, which translates to MLGDSSSVLATTTTTLAASGGGGVGNREAPPLTGGHHEGRNIDVGGEDDKGVIEGHRGIGGNRWPRQETMALLKIRSDMDVAFRDASVKGPLWEDVSRKLAELGYNRSAKKCKEKFENVYKYHKRTKDGRSGKQEGKTYRFFDQLEAFQSHPPSLSSPLPPQPTKPHIPPANTIAMPVVNPSPNVVGTSHNTIPSTAAATLATNTSQGIVTSAINLAVPPFPSTDPTICPPSQATNPTNHSRANIPSSFPNFSSDLNSNSTSSSTSSDVELQGRRKRKRKWKDFFERLMTEVIQKQEETQNKFLEAIAKRENERMVREESWRMQEMARINREREISAQERSIAATKDAAVMAFLQKLSEQQNPGQVQNNPPPTQPPPPPALPPISQKTPTPTPPPPLPVAQVPPPQPVANLDIMKSDNGDQNFMSASSSRWPKVEVEALIGLRTNLDCKYQENGPKGPLWEEISAGMRKLGYNRNAKRCKEKWENINKYFKKVKESSKKRPEDSKTCPYFHQLDALYKEKNKIDGPSNSTHHMKPQNSVPLMVTPEQQWPPAQQEHRRDSVMGDLESDDNQNQEDEDDKFMDDEDEDEASGYEIVANKQT; encoded by the exons ATGCTAGGGGACTCAAGTAGTGTGCTAGCAACCACAACAACAACCCTTGCTGCTAGTGGTGGTGGAGGAGTGGGTAACAGGGAAGCTCCTCCGTTAACCGGTGGCCATCATGAAGGCAGAAACATTGATGTTGGAGGTGAAGATGATAAAGGAGTTATTGAAGGTCACCGGGGTATCGGAGGTAACCGGTGGCCAAGACAAGAGACTATGGCACTCTTAAAAATACGGTCCGATATGGATGTTGCGTTTCGTGATGCTAGTGTTAAAGGCCCTTTATGGGAGGATGTTTCCAG GAAGCTAGCAGAGCTTGGTTATAATCGAAGTGCCAAGAAGTGCAAAGAGAAATTCGAGAACGTGTACAAGTACCACAAGAGAACCAAAGATGGCCGAAGTGGTAAACAAGAAGGCAAGACTTACAGGTTTTTTGATCAATTAGAAGCTTTCCAAAGTCACCCCCCTTCACTATCATCGCCGCTGCCGCCACAACCAACCAAGCCTCATATTCCACCAGCCAACACAATAGCAATGCCTGTGGTTAATCCCTCTCCTAATGTTGTTGGGACTTCTCACAATACTATTCCATCAACAGCAGCTGCCACCCTTGCTACAAACACGTCTCAAGGCATTGTCACTTCAGCTATAAATCTTGCAGTTCCTCCATTTCCTTCAACAGACCCTACAATCTGCCCCCCGTCACAAGCAACAAACCCTACAAATCATTCTCGAGCTAATATTCCATCTTCTTTTCCAAACTTTTCCTCAGATCTCAACTCCAATTCCACTTCTTCATCAACATCCTCGGACGTGGAACTGCAAGGGCGTCGTAAGAGGAAAAGGAAATGGAAGGACTTTTTTGAAAGGCTAATGACGGAAGTGATCCAGAAGCAAGAGGAGACGCAGAATAAGTTCTTGGAAGCAATTGCGAAACGCGAAAATGAAAGAATGGTCAGAGAAGAGTCCTGGAGAATGCAAGAAATGGCCAGAATCAATAGAGAGCGCGAGATCTCAGCCCAGGAAAGATCCATAGCTGCAACTAAAGATGCTGCAGTAATGGCATTTTTGCAAAAATTATCTGAACAACAAAATCCGGGTCAAGTACAAAATAATCCACCCCCAACACAGCCGCCGCCGCCACCAGCGCTCCCTCCGATATCacagaaaacaccaacacctaCGCCGCCGCCGCCACTGCCAGTGGCACAAGTGCCACCACCACAACCGGTGGCTAATCTGGACATAATGAAATCAGATAATGGGGATCAGAATTTTATGTCAGCAAGCTCTTCAAGATGGCCTAAAGTAGAAGTTGAAGCTTTAATCGGGCTAAGGACTAATCTTGATTGCAAGTACCAAGAAAATGGACCCAAAGGGCCACTATGGGAGGAGATCTCAGCTGGGATGAGAAAGCTTGGTTACAATCGCAATGCAAAACGATGCAAAGAGAAGTGGGAGAATATCAATAAGTACTTCAAGAAAGTGAAAGAGAGTAGCAAGAAAAGGCCTGAGGATTCGAAAACATGTCCGTACTTTCACCAACTTGATGCTTTATACAAGGAGAAAAACAAGATTGATGGTCCGTCCAATAGTACTCATCATATGAAACCTCAAAATTCAGTGCCTTTGATGGTAACCCCTGAGCAACAATGGCCTCCCGCTCAACAAGAACATAGACGTGATTCAGTGATGGGGGATTTAGAAAGTGATGATAATCAAAATCAAGAGGACGAAGATGACAAGTTTatggatgatgaagatgaagatgaagctAGTGGCTATGAGATTgtagcaaacaaacaaacatga